The following coding sequences lie in one Eremothecium sinecaudum strain ATCC 58844 chromosome IV, complete sequence genomic window:
- the ATP2 gene encoding F1F0 ATP synthase subunit beta (Syntenic homolog of Ashbya gossypii ABR169W; Syntenic homolog of Saccharomyces cerevisiae YJR121W (ATP2)) produces the protein MVLPKLYAASSRAALNAARRAIPFNGARGLASASPAAVGKVRAVIGAVVDVQFEQDNIPAILNALEINTANGKLVLEVSQHLGENTVRAIAMDGTEGLVRGEKVVDTGAPISVPVGRETLGRILNVIGEPIDERGPIKSKLRKPIHADPPTYVQQSTSAEVLETGIKVVDLLAPYARGGKIGLFGGAGVGKTVFIQELINNIAKAHGGFSVFTGVGERTREGNDLYREMRETGVINLEGDSKVALVFGQMNEPPGARARVALTGLTIAEYFRDEEGQDVLLFIDNIFRFTQAGSEVSALLGRIPSAVGYQPTLATDMGLLQERITTTKKGSVTSVQAVYVPADDLTDPAPATTFAHLDATTVLSRGISELGIYPAVDPLDSKSRLLDAAVVGQEHYDVATKVQQTLQAYKSLQDIIAILGMDELSEQDKLTVERARKIQRFLSQPFAVAEVFTGIPGRLVRLKDTIASFKAVLDGKYDHLPENAFYMVGGIEDVVAKAEKLAAEAN, from the coding sequence ATGGTCTTGCCAAAGTTATATGCTGCTTCTTCGCGTGCAGCTTTGAACGCTGCTAGACGTGCCATTCCATTCAATGGTGCTAGAGGTTTAGCTTCTGCATCTCCAGCTGCTGTTGGTAAGGTGAGAGCTGTGATTGGTGCTGTCGTTGATGTTCAGTTTGAACAAGATAACATTCCAGCTATTTTGAACGCTTTGGAAATTAACACTGCCAATGGTAAGCTAGTTTTGGAAGTTTCCCAACATTTGGGTGAAAACACTGTTAGAGCTATTGCCATGGATGGTACTGAAGGTTTAGTTCGTGGTGAGAAGGTTGTCGACACTGGTGCTCCAATCTCTGTGCCAGTTGGTAGAGAGACTTTGGGTAGAATCTTGAACGTTATTGGAGAGCCAATTGACGAAAGGGGACCAATTAAGTCCAAGCTCAGGAAGCCAATTCACGCCGACCCTCCAACTTATGTTCAACAATCTACTTCTGCTGAAGTGTTGGAAACTGGTATCAAGGTTGTCGACTTGTTGGCTCCATACGCCAGAGGTGGTAAGATTGGTTTGTTCGGTGGTGCCGGTGTCGGTAAGACTGTGTTTATCCAAGAGTTGATTAATAACATTGCTAAGGCACACGGTGGTTTCTCTGTTTTCACTGGTGTCGGTGAAAGAACCAGAGAAGGTAACGATTTGTACCGTGAAATGAGAGAAACTGGTGTTATCAACTTGGAAGGTGACTCCAAGGTGGCCTTGGTTTTCGGTCAAATGAACGAACCACCAGGAGCTAGAGCTAGAGTTGCTTTGACTGGTTTGACAATTGCCGAATATTTCAGAGATGAAGAAGGTCAAGATGTCTTGCTTTTCATTGACAACATTTTCAGATTTACCCAAGCTGGTTCAGAAGTGTCTGCTTTGCTAGGTCGTATCCCATCTGCTGTCGGTTATCAACCAACCTTGGCTACCGATATGGGTTTGTTGCAAGAGAGAATTACCACCACCAAGAAGGGTTCCGTTACTTCTGTCCAAGCTGTCTATGTCCCAGCTGATGACTTGACTGATCCTGCTCCAGCTACTACTTTCGCGCACTTGGATGCTACCACTGTGTTGTCCAGAGGTATCTCTGAATTGGGTATTTACCCAGCTGTCGACCCATTGGATTCCAAGTCCAGATTGTTGGACGCTGCCGTTGTTGGTCAAGAACATTACGACGTTGCAACCAAGGTTCAACAAACCTTGCAAGCATACAAGTCCTTGCAAGATATTATCGCCATTTTGGGTATGGACGAATTATCCGAACAAGATAAATTGACTGTCGAAAGAGCTAGAAAGATTCAAAGATTCTTGTCTCAACCATTTGCCGTCGCAGAAGTTTTCACTGGTATACCAGGTAGATTGGTCAGATTGAAGGACACTATCGCTTCCTTCAAGGCTGTTTTGGATGGTAAGTACGATCACTTGCCAGAAAACGCCTTCTACATGGTTGGTGGTATTGAAGACGTTGTCGCCAAGGCTGAGAAGTTGGCCGCTGAGGCTAATTGA
- the IBA57 gene encoding Iba57p (Syntenic homolog of Ashbya gossypii ABR170W; Syntenic homolog of Saccharomyces cerevisiae YJR122W (IBA57)), whose translation MYNDDYHLISCKLPLITDFNIIHMKRCPLTLLRSFSCSSRRLRQAPQFVGCEIPNKAFFKIRGPDSCKFLNGLVTCKLLPHFVKKSLTTINPDADSSKLGNNVGQFDMTKSNWGIYKEGKNANGPYISRFGTYSAMLNSKGRLVSDVFLYPWPLTLEHARNTKYPEFLLQCDTSVAEKIESLFQSHILLQKVKFTRVNDLRVWSVSIDMSHYPEWNRDFSLPDEFWKSMTSTRTPDEASQFASWFIDQFFPSSSGKILGAYYDKRNIQKSASASFYFITSNDVLDIGSLFDPQMVQSQTVRAKSTPRELKKERFSRGILEGSDEIPPETLIALELNFDLHDDAVSFDKGCYVGQELTARTYATGVIRKRCVPVLLDKPLSFSPSGFLDVYAENELSGSATNSSPFGSGRKQPKKRPIGKLLRTIDEQGVALLKLEYIENANTKEKPSCYVKDPESLEKVNMRIHNIL comes from the coding sequence ATGTACAATGATGACTATCACCTCATAAGCTGCAAGTTACCACTTATCACTgattttaatattatccATATGAAACGATGTCCGTTGACCTTATTGCGGAGTTTTTCGTGCAGCAGCCGTAGATTACGGCAAGCCCCCCAGTTTGTCGGTTGCGAAATCCCTAATAAGGCATTCTTCAAGATACGCGGCCCAGATTCATGTAAGTTCTTAAATGGCTTGGTGACTTGTAAGCTGCTACCTCATTTTGTAAAGAAGAGTCTTACAACCATTAATCCTGATGCGGATTCATCGAAATTGGGCAACAATGTAGGCCAGTTTGACATGACCAAGAGCAATTGGGGCATCTATAAAGAAGGCAAAAATGCGAATGGGCCATATATTTCTCGTTTTGGTACGTACAGTGCCATGCTGAATAGTAAGGGGAGACTAGTTTCTGACGTATTTCTATATCCATGGCCATTGACTCTAGAGCACGCTAGAAACACCAAGTATCCAGAATTTTTGCTTCAATGTGACACATCCGTTGCAGAAAAGATAGAAAGTTTGTTCCAATCACATATATTGCTTCAGAAGGTCAAATTCACGCGCGTCAATGACCTTCGCGTCTGGAGTGTGTCCATAGACATGAGCCATTACCCCGAATGGAATAGAGATTTCTCCTTGCCGGACGAGTTCTGGAAATCTATGACTTCTACAAGAACACCAGATGAGGCTTCGCAATTTGCAAGTTGGTTCATCGATCAATTTTTCCCTTCTAGCAGTGGGAAAATACTTGGTGCGTATTATGATAAAAGAAATATCCAAAAGTCTGCCTCTGCatcattttattttatcaCATCAAATGATGTCCTCGATATTGGTAGCCTCTTCGACCCGCAAATGGTACAATCACAGACCGTGAGGGCGAAATCCACTCCTCGTGAACTTAAAAAGGAGAGATTCTCAAGAGGCATTCTGGAAGGCTCTGATGAAATCCCCCCTGAAACACTCATTGCGCTGGAACTAAACTTTGACCTGCATGACGATGCCGTTAGCTTTGATAAAGGTTGTTACGTAGGCCAAGAGCTTACAGCAAGGACATATGCCACAGGTGTTATAAGAAAACGCTGCGTTCCCGTTTTACTCGATAAACCACTCAGTTTCTCGCCATCCGGGTTTCTGGATGTATATGCGGAAAATGAGTTATCAGGAAGCGCCACTAATTCCAGTCCTTTCGGCAGTGGGCGCAAACAGCCCAAGAAGAGACCCATTGGGAAGCTGCTACGTACTATCGACGAACAAGGTGTTGCATTACTAAAGCTGGAATACATTGAAAACGCAAATACAAAAGAGAAACCATCTTGCTACGTTAAAGACCCAGAATCGCTGGAAAAGGTCAATATGAGAATTCACAATATCTTGTAA
- the RPS5 gene encoding 40S ribosomal protein uS7 (Syntenic homolog of Ashbya gossypii ABR171W; Syntenic homolog of Saccharomyces cerevisiae YJR123W (RPS5)) — translation MSDHETPVEVQEDFEVVQEFAPVKLATAIPEEVQRAQQEIKLFNKWSFDEIEVKDPSLVDYIQVRQPIFVAHTAGRYANKRFRKAQCPIIERLTNSLMMNGRNNGKKLKAVRIVKHTLDIINVLTEQNPLQVVVDAIINSGPREDTTRVGGGGAARRQAVDVSPLRRVNQAIALLTIGAREASFRNIKTIAETLAEELINAAKGSSTSYAIKKKDELERVAKSNR, via the coding sequence ATGTCTGACCACGAAACTCCAGTTGAAGTTCAAGAAGACTTCGAAGTCGTTCAAGAATTCGCCCCAGTTAAGTTGGCCACTGCCATCCCAGAGGAGGTCCAAAGAGCTCAACAAGAGATCAAACTGTTCAACAAGTGGTCATTCGATGAAATCGAAGTTAAGGACCCATCTCTAGTTGACTACATCCAAGTCAGACAACCAATCTTTGTCGCTCACACTGCTGGTAGATACGCCAACAAGAGATTCAGAAAGGCTCAATGTCCAATCATTGAAAGATTGACCAACTCCTTAATGATGAACGGTAGAAACAACGGTAAGAAGTTGAAGGCTGTCAGAATCGTCAAGCACACCTTGGATATCATTAACGTCTTGACCGAGCAAAACCCATTGCAAGTTGTTGTTGATGCCATCATCAACTCCGGTCCAAGAGAAGACACTACCAGAGTCGGTGGTGGTGGTGCTGCTAGAAGACAAGCTGTCGATGTCTCCCCATTGAGAAGAGTTAACCAAGCTATTGCTTTGTTGACCATCGGTGCTAGAGAAGCTTCTTTCAGAAACATCAAGACCATTGCTGAAACTTTGGCTGAAGAATTGATTAACGCTGCCAAGGGATCTTCTACCTCTTACGCCatcaagaagaaggatGAATTGGAAAGAGTTGCCAAGTCCAACCGTTAG